The nucleotide window CATGAGTTTTGAAGCCGATCAGGTTGGCGTCAAACTTATTGAATTGCTCGGCAGTAAGCCAACCATCGAGCGCATTTTATTGATTGACCATTATTCACGCTTTGTTGTTAATGATACCTTTTTAAATGCACCTCAAGGCTGGATGAATAAAGACAATGCCCGCGAAGAACGTAAGGACCTAGACAAGCTTATTCAACGAGCAAAAAAAATGGGCCTTCGTATTAAATTTACTAACCCCATGGGGTTTTTAATGCATCGCTACCCTGCCCGAAACCATAAGAAAATGATCCTCATTGATGAGGATGTATCCTATGTGGGAGGCATGAATTTTACAGAGCATAATTTTCTTTGGAGTGACATGATGGTACGGCAAGAAAACCCGGATATTAATGCTGCTTTAAACGTCTCCTTCATGGCTGACTTAAATGAGACCGAGCCAGAGCCTATTATAGACGTTAATGATGATGTGACCCTTTACACGTTAAATGGATGGAAGACCAAGGCAGTGTTCGGAGACTTAATAAACCGAATAAAATCCAGTAATAAAGTCATCGCCATATCACCTTATATCTCCTACCCAATGCTGGATGCAATTGCTTCGGTAGAGGATAACACCGTAATCCTTCCTAAGAATAATAATAAACCGATTATTCAGTTTTTGCATGGCCTGGAGCGTTATTCGGAAATTAATTTTAAATACGTTCCAGGCAAAATGCTTCACGCAAAATTGCTTATTTTGGACGACCAAACAGCGGTCTATGGATCTTCAAATTTTGACTTGATAAGTTACTTTTTTGAGAAAGAAGTAGTTTTGGTCCACAAAAATGAAAATCTGATAAAACAACTATCAACGTTCACGTCAGAACTAATTAATAAATAACCACGGATGTCTTCAAAGGGTTTTTTCAGTAATTACGATAACTCTATAAAAAATCGAGTTGTTGAGGAAGGTTATGACCTCTACTTCAGCCGGCCTTGTGGTTTTGTACTAGCTAAGTTTTTCCATAAGCTACATTTTACTCCTACAAATATTTCCGTTTTAGGGATGTTGATAGGGGTGGCTGGAGGGACTTTACTCTACTGGCAAGATGTTTTGATGTACACATCTATTGGGTTTGTACTGGTTACTTTTGCAGGTTTAATGGACAGTGCTGATGGACAAGCTGCCCGTTTATACGATCAACGATCGGAAATGGGAAAGTACCTTGATTTCTTTAATGACATGCTGGTATTTATCAGCTGTTATCTCGCAGGAGCACTTTATTTTGCTGACACATATACCCTTGCAGGTATCTTAGCTATCGGTTTTGCTTCCGGATACGTACACAGCATTAAATCTAACCTCTATGAATATTACAAAGGGGAGTTTTTACATTTCAGCCTCACCGATTCCAAGCACCGAAACCCTCCCGTTGATGACATTAAAGACAATTTTGACAGATCTTCAACTCTTCTTCGACGAGTTACTTATCCAGTCCTGATTAACTATGTACAGCTTCAAAACAAGATTAAGTTCAGAAGCGATGAGGTCACCGAGGCTTTTGAACGTGCAAGGAAAAAAGATCCTCAAAAATTCAAAGAAGTTTATCAGCGGCACTGTCGTAAAATGCTAGCGGGCTGGGCTTGGGTTTGTGGGTCAAACATCATGAGAAACGGAATACTGGTTTCCAGTTTATTTGGAAGGTTTGACATCTATCTAATCGCAAATATTGCCTCTTATGGACTTTACTTATTGGTGGGTAAGAAGCAAAACCAAGTAGATCAAAGAATCCTTACAGAAATTAAAGATTGGTAGCTCACCTCTTAAGAAGAAAAGTCTGAACTAATAAGGACGTAATATAAGTTGCCAGAAGGGTTGTTGTTATCCCTGTAATGGCCAAGATACCCACCGACTCCATTCCAGGGTGATCAATAAACAGCAGACCAATAAATCCCAGGATTGTTGTTACTGAGCAAGCGGCTAAAACAGGGAACCTGCTTGAAAGAAAATACTCCAAAAACGACGCCCTTTTATTTATGAGAGCATCTACAAGATGTATTCCATTATCAGCCCCAACACCTATTATTATAGGAAATACAATCACGTTATATAAATTAATATCGAACATATAAACTGACCGAACTGCTAGCATCATTGCAATGGTAAGTAATAGCGGTGTTGCCGCAAGCAGTGCTCTCAGAACAGATCGATAGTACAAAATTAAGATCATCAAAATTGTAATCAGTGGAACCACAAAAAGAAAGGTCGACTCCTGTATCAAAAGCTCTAAAATACTGGATGCAATCATCTGAGTGCTTGCTGCATAAAATGTTTTGCCCGATTCTACTGAAATTGCTCCTGAACTTTTCCTGAATTGAATGGAAGCTTGCCCATTTGATAAACTCATGGCAGAGTACACAACAACGAGTGGCGCCATACTTCCATCTTTATAAAAAAATCTGTTCTTAATGTATTTAGGCAAACCTTCAATGGTAGGCGGTACCGAATTTTGGGCTAGATCAATAAACTCTTTAACATCAGAACTAACATTAGCTAAAAACTCTTCATTTACAGCCAACAACTGTTTTATTGAATCCACTTTTTGAGCTTTCATACTGAGTTCCTCGTCACCTGTAGGATAACGAGCTGAGAAAGATTCTACCGTTTCAATATCCTGATATTTCTTACCTATTCCGGCTTTTATCTCATTAAATAAAGCCTTTGACTCTCTCACATTATCGGTTACAAAAAATGTGGGGTCATGGTAACTCTCACCGGTTTCGATTTGGGTTTTCAATTCATCGAAAGATGTCCTGCTGGATTCCGGTTCTAACTCCGAAAAATTAAAGTTAAAACTCAAAGATTGAGCACCAATAAATCCTCCAACACTTATTAGAAGTAAAAATACGGGTAACCCTATTTTACGGGCTTGTCTACTGATTCCGGACGATGAAGTATTTAGCCAGAGGGTGGCTTGGTCTTTTACCGAACTACTTTTTAGAATAGAAGGTGAAAACAGTAAAAACAGATACGTCGATAGTAAGTTTACAATAATATTGATAAAGAAAATGATGCCAAACTGAATGAAGCCTTCAAACTCAGCAAATATCAGGCTCATAATAGCCAGTCCGGTGGTCAGGCAGCTTAACAAAATGGGCTTCGTTGACGAGAAATAAGAACGAACTATGCTGCTCAGTGAGGATGTATCTAGAGGATATTGCTTATTGATAGAGTAAAGATGCAGTATATAATCCAGATTTATTCCGAAGAGGATGCTGAAAATTATACCCGTGAATACATTGATCTCATTAAAAATAAAGGACGAGAACCCAATTGAAATGATAAAACCGGAAAATAGCACGAAGAACACGAGCAGAATATCTACAATCACATACCGGATTTTATAGCCGGTGTTTTGGTTCACCAGAACCATATATGCAATTAGAAAGCCAACAAGGCTAAAAATACCAATGATTAATGCCTTTGCAATCGTACTCTGCACATCATTAATTTTGTAATAGTGATCTACATAAGAACCTCCCCAATATAACTCCAGATTATTGAAATTTGCTTCCAGTTCATTTTTCTGCCGCTGTAATAGCTGATATGTATTTTTCACCTTATTGTAGTCGCTCTTAGGAAAATCCGCAAGAAATAATATGCTAATCACGGTACTGTCCTCATTCATATTGTACCGGCGTGTACTTGCCACTTCTTCAAGCAGTACTGAAGAGTTTGAGGCTGTTTCGAGCGAAGTCTCTGGTGTGGCGTTTTCATCTTCATCAAAGTTAACATAAAGTGGATTAGCCTCTAGCTTTTGTTGAGTTACGTAGTTACTAATCTCAATGTAAAGGCTATCAAGTTCTGGTTCCGTCATTAGAAACAAGGCAGACTTGCGGATATCAAACAAGTCATTTTCCAACTCTGCGCTTCTAAATACTGGCTTACTTTTATTACTTAATTCTAGCAGGGAGTCCTTGATAGCATGTGACGATGGAACAACTGATTGACCATTTTTGGAACTAATAATGAGCGTAAATCCACCTTCGCTAGAATTTAATTGTTCAAGTTTTTTGTAGGTATTTAGGTGAGGATTATCTGCCGGTAATAGAGCAATGAGCTCGCCGTTGAACTCGAGGTTTAAACTTCGATTAAGTAAGTAGGCGAATGCAACTGAGTAAACAAAAAGAAATAGGAAAAGTAATTTTTGGTGCTTCATTACTAGCTATATGGTTTAAGGTAAGAGCAAATTTCTGAGACCACTCGCTCAACATCCTCCTTATATAAGTCCCCTATTACTGCCATACGGAAAGTATCAGATTCCGGGATTACGCCCGGATAAATCGTGATATCTTTTTTGTACAAATAATCATGAAAATGGTCGAAGCCTTTTGGCAACACCTTATTTAGCTTAATAGCCATCAAAATTCTGGATTGTTGTCCATCAGGTAAATAGAAATTAAATCCAAGATCGCTAAGCCCATCACATAGCACCTGCCAGTTTTCTCTGTACCGATTCCACCAAGAATGGATCGTTTCTTCGAGCGTTTCTTCAATTGCCTGCATAAAAGCATAGCTAACCTGAACGGGCGGAGTAAACCTAAGCTGCTTTTTCTCTTTTAAATACTTCCACTGCTTATACAAATCAAAGTAGAAGTTTCGGGAATTTTGCTTCAGTTCCGGCAATAGTTCTTTACGGAAAATCACGAACGACAGCTCGGCCACCCCTTGAATGCACTTATTGGATGAAGCGGCTAAATACCCAATATTCAGCTTATCTAAATCCATAGGATAAGCACCAAAAGAACTCATAGCATCCACAATCAACGTCACATCAAAATCACTGCATAATTCGGAAATTTCTTCTATGGGATTCATCATTCCTGTTGAGGTTTCATGATGAATCATAGCCAAGTGGGTAAAGTCACCATTTTCTAACCTTTCTTTAATCAGTTTTGGATCCGGATAGTCACCAAAATCGCAAATAGTCTCATGAGGAAGTTCATATGATTCACAAATCTGTTTCATTCGAATGCCATACCCCCCATTTGTAACAATAAGAGCTTTTTTCGTTTTATTGAGTGAAGAATTCAGTATAGCCTCCGCTGCGCCGGTTCCACTAACAGCAAATATGGCACACTCGTATTCTTTGTGACCATTTCCGATAGTTAGAAGGCCACTCAAAATGTCTTGCATAGGAGTTCCAAAATCTTCTTTTCTTGGACATTAATCATTTAATAATAATACTTTTTAATGTTGAATCGGGTTTTGGGTTTGGTAATATTTTTTCAACGAATATTTACTAATTTCTACGCTTAAAGCTAGGGAAGTATGACGTAAATTCGCAGTTTCATTTTAATTAATCCCTTTCGGTTCCTTTGCTTTTATATGTGTTAACGCTGAAGTATTCCTTGTTTTTTCTTCCGCATATTCAATGTGTGCTACTAATGCTTTATTCTAACCTCACATATTATTACTAACTGTTTTGTTTTGCGCAGACTCTCATAACTCATTGAGCATTCAGCTAGTTTATTCTCTTGACTTTCTTATATTATCAGCGCTACTGAAAATTTTTTTGATTACATATTTGTATCATTTAAGGGTTCGGGAACTCAGATTAGCTTAAAAATTTAAAAGGGTATCGGGTATGAAGACCACCATACAGTCAATTAATGGAGACCAGCTTAACCTACTGATGGCTTTAGTAGGTAAAATGAATTCTAACCTTAAGCTGGAAACCCTTTTGTTGGATATTATGGATTCAACAAAAATCATAATGGACAGCCAGGCAAGCTCCTTATTTCTACTATCCGATGATAAAACTAGACTGACCTTAACAGTACCTACAGGTCCTGCAACAGCTGAAGTATCCGGAAAAAGCATTCCTTCTAATCAGGGACTTAGTGGATGGGTTGCACAGAATCGAGAGCCAGTTCTTGTCAAGGATGTTCAGAATGATGAACGCTTTGAAGGGGAACTAAGTGAGTCTACATCATTCGTTACTAACGATTTGATTTGTGTCCCTCTCATCAATAATGAGGATGAAGTAATCGGTGTTCTGCAGGCTATAAATCGGAAAGACGACAAAGAATTTACTGACGATTTAATACCCGTTTTTCAGACTCTAGCCAATCAAGCTGCTATTGCAATCGAGAATGCGAAACTTCAGGAAGAGAGATTAGAAAAAGAATTAATTCATAAAGAGCTGGAAGTTGCACGAACTATTCAGTCCGGGTTCTGGCCTAAGGAAGTACCTAATATCCCAAATTATCGAGTGGCTGGGTGTAGTAAGCCCGCCAAGAGTGTAGGTGGTGATTATTATGACTACATCCCTATTCCAAATACAAGCCGTTGGGGTTTTACCGTGGCCGATGTTACCGGAAAAGGTGTTCCGGCTTCATTATTAATGGCCACTATGCGTGCCTCACTTCGCTCCCATGTGGAGAATAATAATAATGTTAGTGATTCCGTCAATAGAGTGAATAAACTGATTTTTGAAGACTCCCCTATTGATAAGTTTATCACGGCTGTATACGGAGAGCTTGATACCGAGAATCATGTTTTTAATTATGTGAATGCAGGCCATAATAACCCCTACCTTCTTAATGTACATTATAACAAATTGACTCAGCTTGAAGTTGGTGGCGTTATGCTGGGCATCATGGATCCTGTAGATTTTACCGGAGACTCCATTACCATGGAAGCCGGCGAGAAATTAATCCTTTTTTCTGACGGTATTCCGGAAGCCCGAAATGTTGAGGGTGACTTTTTTACCGATGAAGCTTTTGAAGAATGGTTGCTCGATCATAAATCACTGACTCCTTCTCAGATGATGATGAATCTCCTAAAAACCATTGATAATTTCAGTAGAGGTCAGGCACAAAGCGATGATATTACGATTATCATTATAGAACGAGTTGAGTAATACGCCATTCATTTACTTCTTTCGTTTCCTACCTATCAACAATTACAAAATAGCCTGAAATAATTTGTAACAATCTAACTCCTCGGAACTTTTACTATGAGTAGAAGTATCTTTAGATAGAGTAGTCTAATTATGTATATCATCAACAGTAAGCGACAAATTGAACGCATCAGAGATATGGTTCCCGTCCGTAAGGATATGGAAACTTTTGAGGTGTTTTATCACGACCCGTCAACAGGTGAACTCTGGAAGAGTTTTTTCCCGCGTGGCTTTAAAGAGCACCAAGGACCAAAACTTCTCCGCCCCGAACCCCTTCCTGACAACCTTGAACTTCAACTAGAAATCTGCCTCAATAGTCCAGATGATTCAGATGCAATCGGCTTAGGTATTGAATGTTCCATAAAGCCAGAAAAATGGAAGCTCATCTTAAACCTTCTTGATAAAAACAGAAAACGATATCTTCGAAGCCACCTAAATACATTTATCAAACACCTTGGGGTATTAAACCCAGTAGAATCCTTAAAAGAAATTGAAACCGACCCTTCCTCGATAGGCCTTGATGAAAGTACACTTAACAGTTTCAGAAAGAAGGCCCGCATCATTAAAGTAAAGCGCTTCTTTAGAATATAGCCTACCCTGACTTTCCCTTTTATTTACCCATCCTAAGTTCTAAATCAGCTAAGAAAAGCTAAACATTAAAATCCTTTAATATTCTAATAGTTGTAAAAACAGCCTTTATAGCTATTTGAGCCCTCTTTTTTAGACTAATGGAAGAGAATTACTACATTTATAAACATTAGAGTTTTTTAATATTAAAGAAATTTAATATTTTGTGGATGAATTAAAGAAACACCTCTTAATGAAAACAGCTTTATACATAGTGGCCTTATTGGTTTCAGGAATCGGGTTCTCAGCACAAGCTCAGACTACTGCTGTTATGCAGGCCAGAGTTGAAGTTGTAAGCGGCGCAGGATTCACTTCCGTCGAAGATGCCATTATTGACCTGAGTACTTTGGCGTTAGAACAGAATAATACGGTGAAAGCAGGCGCTTTTTCTTTAGTTGCTGCCCCCGGAACTGATGTAAATGTCAGCGTCATTAACTCGAATTCTTTAAGAAATGAAAACGGTGAAGCAATCAACCTTGATTCGCTCTCCATTAATCAAGTCTCTAATGACAAAGGCGAACACAACATTTCAGTAAATGGCTTAGTTAAAAACTCACAAAACCTGAAGGGCCACTTTCAGGGCCAGATAACCGCCGTTGTAGAGTACCTCTAAACCACCTTTCCCACTACTCATTTCTTTTCCACTTGTCCCACTTCTCTATAGAATAGCTAAGGTCACATTAGCTACACCCCTTTTTAATTCCAATCCAAGACTTTATTCGATTCGTATTTTCTCTTGCCGAGATTAAGAGATTGGCAAATTATACTCCGAATAACTCAATAAAGCCTTGGTTTTGATAGATCAAGGCTTTTTTATTTCCTCCTCCCTTAATAGAAACCTACCACACCCGGCATCTTTTCTCCATTTCTAGTCAATGCCTATTTCAACCCTTCTTAGTAGTCAGTTATTGAAAATATTCGGACCAAAAGGCATACGATTTTAAGAAAAATCAGAAATCAACAATCTGATTGAAAACTCACCTCGTATTCAAAACCAGACTAGAAATAAAAAATCATCAAGTAACAATTATTATGAAATCATTAAATAAATTATTCATCATTTTGGCTGCTGTCGGACTTTCCTTCACAGCCTGCGACAATAATAACTCCTCAGGAGAAAACGATGGCGATATTCCATCGGTAGCTGTTAATACCCAGGGCACCTCCAGCGGTAACCAAGTAGTCATTTCTAATGTAGTATCCCCAGAAAATGGCTGGATTGTAATTCACCGCTCTAATGCTGACGGTAACGGACCTCAGGTTCCTGAAATTATCGGAAAAGCTATGGTTGAAGCCGGTACAAACACTGACGTTTCTATTCAATTAGAAGAAGGCGTACAGAATAATGAAACCCTCTGGGCTATGCTTCACGAGGATACCGGAACAATCGGCGAATACGAATTTGACGGAAGCAGTGGGCTAGACCTTCCTGTAACCCTCAATGACGAAATCGTCATGACTTCGTTTTCTATCTCTCAAACCGATCCTTCAATAACATCAATGGATCAGGTTAACAGAGGGAATATCTTTAGAATCACATCGGTATCAGCCGCAGAAGATGGCTGGATTGTAATTCATGGTCCAAATGCTAATAATGACGGACCACAGATCCCTGAAATTATTGGTAAAGCTCCAGTTACAGCCGGTGTAAATGAGAACGTTGAAATTGTTCTTAATGAAGGAGCTGAAGTCTCTACCGGTGATAACCTTTTCCCAATGCTCCATTATGATACGGGAACAATTGGCGAGTATGAATTTGACGGTAATAGCGGATTAGATTTACCAGTAATCACTCCCGCCGGCGATATTGTACTTACTTCGTTTGAAGTGATTGAAAACATGTCCACAATAACAGCTGAGGACCAAATGGTTATGGACAACTCCATTTCTGTTGATGTTGAGTCTGACACTGATGGGTGGATTGTAGTTCATGCATCTAATGCTAACAACGACGGACCGCAGATACCTGAAATTATTGGTAAAGCTCCTATTTCAGAAGGAATGAATACCGACGTTCAAATTACTTTTAATGAAGGTGTAGTAGTAGAAGATGGAGATGTTCTTTACCCAATGGCGCACTATGACACCGGTGTTATTGGTGAGTATGAATTTGACGGAGCCGGCCCACATGACCAACCGGTTATCACCGCAAACGGAATTCTTTTAACCAGTATTACTGTGAGTGGTTCCGCTTCCCCAGCCGTAATGGTCGAAAATCAAACTGCTGAAGATGGAATGATTACCATTTCAGAAACTATGACTAACCAAATAGGTTTTGTAGTGCTTCACAGAGATACAGGCAGCGACAGCCCTGTTGTGCCCGCAAGCATTGGACACGGTCAGGTTTACACAGGCGCCAATAATGATTTGGTAATTGAGCTTGACGAAGGAGAGACCGTAGAGTCAGGAGAAAAAGTATGGGCGATGTTGCACATCGATAATGGAACAATCGGGTCTTACGATTTCGATGGTTCTGAAGGATCAGACGATCCCCCCGTATTTGACGAAATGCAAAACATAGTAATGGTTCAGTTTACGATAGAGTAATCTGATTGGTTAAGTGGTTGAGGCTGTCGGGTGTTCCCCGGCAGCCTTTTTTATTTGTATGAAATAAAAGCGTCACTCTTCTTTCTTCCCTTCTCTAAACGGCATGGAAAACATTCCTTTCACCTGCTGATCTTCTTCTGAATCAAATTCATCCAGACCCATTTTAATTGTTTCTAAAGGATCATGTAGACGAAATGTGCTCCAAATCCGATCCCAAAAAGAAAAAATGGTACTGTAGTTTGAATCCGTTTCCGGCTGCCACCGAGAGTGATGAACTTTATGCATATGCGGGGTCACAATCACCCATCTTAAAATAGAATCCATCTTGCCAGGGAGGTTGATGTTAGCATGATGAAACTGAACAACGATAGCTACCAAAATTCCATAAATCAGCAATTCCCACAGGTACAATCCAGTGATGATAATGATTGGAATTCTCAATATTGAAGAGAACAAAATCTCACCTGTGTGAAACCTCGTTGCTGTAGAAACATCCATATTGGGATCTGAATGATGAACCCGATGAAACCTCCATAGAAAGGGTATTCGGTGATTCATCCGGTGCCAGGCGTACATCCAGATATCAAATATAAGTACCGCAACTACTACCCTTGGCCATCCAGCGAAAGCGGGAAATGAGCTTTCCAGCCAGTTTAGTAACCCGAAATTATGATTATCAGCCCATGTAGATGCCCATAGCCAAAGCCCTACAAATATCAGGGCATTCATAAGCGCATTTACCACTCCCAAACTGATGTTAGCCAAAAAATGTCGCCCTCGGTTTTTGAAGGATCCTTTAAAAAAATCAAAAAAGGGGTGAATGCTCTCTATCAAGAATAGAATAACAAGACCAACAAAAGCGACCAAAACCTGAGTTTGTTCTACAGCGCTCACTAATTCTTGCATCGCGTATCCTCTATTTGTTCAAACCTATTGAAGTACCGGTAGTTTTTTATCAACTACTCCGGCGTTTGAAAAATTCAACCCTAACTGAACAGAATCACCCAGAGCAAGTTCCCGGTTTGTATTCATGAGCATAACGTGGAGTCCGCCTTGCCTGAAACGCAACTCCTCACCGGGCTGAACTATAACTTCTTTTTGCTCCCTCATCCCCATCATCCCATCTTCTGTTTCATATGATTCGTGAACCTGAGCCATTGCTGCAAAATCAGCCTGTATTGCAATCAAGGTATCGGCTTTTTCTAATGGATTGGTATAAACAAAATAAGCTGCTGTTGTGCCTCCTAAAGCTGCTGGGCGAACCCGCTCAGTAATTTGATTTTCTTGGGGAACAGGCTTGTCATTAGAACAAGCTGTCAGAAACATTCCTGCCACTATAACTAATACTGCTTTTCTCATCGTACTTTATTTAAATCTTCAACGACTAAAGAAGGGATCATTTTTTGGCTGCCGCCATACTCAAAAATCACCCTTGCTTGTTTATCAAGAACCATGATTTTGTCTGAGTGATTGATAAAATACAACTTCTCTCCACTCTCGGTTTCTCGTGATAACGAAATCTGGCTGCGAACACGAGCACTGTCCATCAGTGCAAAAACTTCGGTGGAGTCTCCCGTTAGAAAGGTGAAGTTTTTATCCACGCCAAATGCATTTCCATATTTTTTTAATGCTGATGGGGTGTCTCTGTTTGGATCAAAAGTAGCTGCTATAAACTGAACATCCTCCGGGTAGTTCAGGTCTTTTTGGATCTTTACCAGGTTCTGTGTTATCAATGAGCATATATCCGGGCAATTGGTATATATAAATCCCATCACCACATAATCGCCTTCAAAATCATCGGGGAAGGTAACGCTGTTACTATCTGCATCTACCAACTTGAAAGAAGCGTCTCCCATATCTTCAATTACATCCGGGTTATTTCCGCAGGCAATTACTAAAAAGGGTAATGCTAATAAAAGTAGTTTCTTCATTCTTGGTATTTTTTCAAAGTTTGTTGAAGATAATCATTAATTCTTATGATCATTAAAGTCGCTAAATACGAAACTTCATCAACACAGCACTTCTGCGATAATGAAAACTCTAATGCTTATGAACAACTTCGTGGCTGTGAGCTCCACATGGTTCAAATTCAAACTCGAGCGTACTGTGATGAATTTCGAACTCGTCGTGCAGTATTTTTTTAAGGGATGATTTTATAGACTCCATATCACCAATATCGTCTTTTTCGATAACTACATGGCTTTCTAATAAAGTGCTCTTTTCATCAAGCCTCCAAACATGGACATGATGCACATCGCACACTTTTTCTACGCTTTTCATACTGGTTGTGAGCTCAGAAATATCAATGCCCTCCGGCTTCGACTCCATCAAAATATTGATGGTTTCACGAAGCATATAATAGGAATGCCAAAGAATGTAGATCCCAATTATAACTGTCAGAATCGTATCTACGATATACCACTCATACTTCAGAATTAACCAACCGCCAATAATCACCCCAACCGAAGAAAGTCCATCTGACAGAATATGGATGAAAGCACTCCTCATGTTGATGTTATCTTTCGAGTCTTTCCAGAGTAATGCAGCCGTTGCAAAATTTCCTATCAATCCTACAATAGCTACCACAAACATGATGTAACCATCAATAGGCTGAGGATC belongs to Balneola sp. and includes:
- a CDS encoding fatty acid hydroxylase — translated: MQELVSAVEQTQVLVAFVGLVILFLIESIHPFFDFFKGSFKNRGRHFLANISLGVVNALMNALIFVGLWLWASTWADNHNFGLLNWLESSFPAFAGWPRVVVAVLIFDIWMYAWHRMNHRIPFLWRFHRVHHSDPNMDVSTATRFHTGEILFSSILRIPIIIITGLYLWELLIYGILVAIVVQFHHANINLPGKMDSILRWVIVTPHMHKVHHSRWQPETDSNYSTIFSFWDRIWSTFRLHDPLETIKMGLDEFDSEEDQQVKGMFSMPFREGKKEE
- a CDS encoding SCO family protein encodes the protein MKKLLLLALPFLVIACGNNPDVIEDMGDASFKLVDADSNSVTFPDDFEGDYVVMGFIYTNCPDICSLITQNLVKIQKDLNYPEDVQFIAATFDPNRDTPSALKKYGNAFGVDKNFTFLTGDSTEVFALMDSARVRSQISLSRETESGEKLYFINHSDKIMVLDKQARVIFEYGGSQKMIPSLVVEDLNKVR
- a CDS encoding cation transporter; the protein is MGHNHNHHHHHHHNNVDDASIWKLWASIFFNLAITIAEFVGGILSNSLALLSDAIHNLNDTMSLGITLVAKKISKKGANPSKTFGYKRAEIIGAFINLITLVIVALFLIKEGVERFFDPQPIDGYIMFVVAIVGLIGNFATAALLWKDSKDNINMRSAFIHILSDGLSSVGVIIGGWLILKYEWYIVDTILTVIIGIYILWHSYYMLRETINILMESKPEGIDISELTTSMKSVEKVCDVHHVHVWRLDEKSTLLESHVVIEKDDIGDMESIKSSLKKILHDEFEIHHSTLEFEFEPCGAHSHEVVHKH